The segment GTCCAAACGTTTATGCTTGGTTCGCTGCTGGCGGGTGCCGCCGGGGTGATGCTGGGCTTCCACAATAGCCAGGTCAACGCCTTCATCGGCTTCATCCCCGGAATCAAAGCCTTTACGGCGGCGGTGTTGGGGGGGATTGGTAACATCCCCGGCGCTATGTTCGGCGGCTTCTTCCTGGGGTTGGCGGAATCCCTGGGGCCGACGGCGCTGGGTATTCCGTCGCAGTACAAGGACGTGATTGCGTTCAGTTTGCTGGTGTTGGTGCTCATCTTCCGCCCGACGGGTCTGTTGGGTGAAGTGTTGTCTGAAAAGCGAGCCTAGTTGGGGAGACAAACCACCATGCGGAACGTGCGATTGGGAATCCGCGACGGTCTGATTTTTGGCGTTGTGTTTCTGTTCGTCGTGCTGGTGGGCTTGTATGGGGCGTTTGCCGCCAATAGCCTGCTGGGTGTCAGTGTGCCGAATATGATTTTTGCGCTCTTTGGGGTGTGGGTGGGCGCGTATGTGATGCGAACGGTTCGCCGTGATGGTGGACAGATTGGCGAAGGTGCGCTGTCGGCTGCCGTGGCCGGCGCCACGATGACGGTTTTGCTGGCGCTCTTCACCTTCTGGGCGAGCCGTGTCAACTTGCGCGACGTGTTCGCCAATATCACACCTGAGACGGTGGAGCTGCTGACGTTTGGGCGCGGTGTGCCCACCGGTTTGGTGCTGCAAGTGGTTGGCGGCGTGGTGTTGGCGCTGGTAGGCGCTTTCGGCAATGTGGCGTGGAACCGCATTCGTTTGCCCGAAGGCGCAACCGCAACGGGCAACCGCCTCGCTTCCTTCTTGCTGGTGCTCTATGTCATCGTCGGCGGGGTGACGGCGCTCTTGTTCGCCTTGGGGCAGTGGATGCCCGCCCTGCGTGAACTCGCGGAAGGCCCGTTGGGCTTTGCGCTTCCGAATGACCTCTACCGCATTTTGCGCATTGGTGCTGTGGTGCTGATTGTCGGGTATCTGGGCGGGATTGCCCTGTCGCTGGCGGCGCCGGCGCAAGCCGTGCGCCTCAAAGAACGCCTGACCACCACGCGCCGCCTCTTTGGCATTGCCTTCATTCTGCTGGCGCTCTTCTTCCCGCTTTCGCTGGGGAGCTATTGGAACCAGGTGCTCACCACCATTGGCATTTTCGTGATGATGGGGTTGGGCTTGAACGTGGTGGTCGGTTTCGCCGGCTTGCTCGACCTGGGGTATGTCGCCTTCTTCGCTATTGGCGCGTACACCTACGCCTTTCTCAATTCGCCAAAGTATGGGCTGGACCTTTCGTTCTGGCTTTCGCTACCGATTGCGATGATGGTGGCGGCGTTGGCGGGGATTATCCTGGGTGTGCCGGTGTTGCGGATGCGTGGCGACTACCTGGCGATTGTGACGCTGGGCTTTGGTGAAATCATCCGCCTCATCATGAACAACCAGACTGAGCTGACCGGTGGGGCGCAGGGCATTTTGCAGATTCAGCCGCCGGAGATTTTTGGCTTTGTCATCAATACACCGCTGCGCTTCTACTACTTGATTTTCATCGGGGCGGTGTTGGTTGCGTTTGTGACGGCGCGGCTCAACAATTCGCGTATTGGGCGCGCCTGGATTGCAATGCGTGAAGATGAAGACGTTGCGCAAGCCATGGGAATCAACACCGTCAATTACAAGTTGCTGGCGTTTGCCACGGGTGCCGCGTTTGCCGGCCTGGCCGGGCTGATTTTCGCCGCCCGTCAGCGCAACATCTTCCCCGCCGACTTTGGGTTGCTGGTTTCGATTGAAGCGCTTTCGCTCATCATCATCGGTGGGATGGGCTCGATTCCCGGCGTGATTGCCGGCGCGGTGGCGCTCAAGGGGTTGCCTGAGCTGTTGCGCGCCTTGCAGGAATACCGCCTGCTCATCTACGGGGCTTTGCTGGTGGTGATGATGCTGGTACGCCCCGAAGGGTTGTTGCCCTCGCGCCGACGTGCACGCGAAATCCATGAAGCCATGGAAGACATCGAGATTGACGAAGCCGAGTTGAAAAGTACGGCATAGCCGAGTGTGAGAAGACGGAGCACGCAGATGAGCGATTACATTCTCGAAGCACGTGGGGTGACCAAACGCTTTGGCGGTCTGGTGGCGGTCAATCGCGTCAATTTCACGATTGAACGCCGCACGATTGCCGGGCTGATTGGCCCAAACGGGGCTGGCAAGACGACGTTTTTCAACTGTCTCACCGGATTGTACAAGGCTGATGAGGGCGAAATCATCTTTGACGGCAAGTATTCGCTGATTGGCGTCCCGCCCGACCGTATTACGGCGTTGGGGATTAGCCGCACGTTCCAGAACATTCGTCTTTTCGGGAGTATGACGGCGTTGGAAAATGTCATGGTCGGCACGCATTGCCGCACCAAGTCGAACATGATTGATGCGATTTTCCACACGCCGCGCTATCGCCGTGAAGAGGCGTGGGCGCGCAAACGTGCGCTGGAATTGCTGGAATACGTGGGAATGGCGGATGCCGCGGATGAAGTGGCAACCAGCCTGCCCTATGGCTACCAGCGCCGCCTGGAAATCGCCCGCGCGTTGGCAACCGAGCCGAAACTGCTCTTGCTCGACGAGCCGACGGCGGGGATGAACCCGAACGAAACCGAAGAGATGACCGACCTGATTCGGCGCTTGTGTGATGATTTGGGGCTGAGCATTCTGCTGATTGAACACGATATGCGTGTGGTGATGGGGATTTCCGACAAAGTCAGCGTGCTTGACCATGGCGAACTCATCGCCGAGGGGACGCCCGAAGAAGTGCAAAAGAATCCCAAGGTCATTGAGGCGTATCTTGGGACAGTGGGGACGGAACAGGCCGCCGAAGCACGGCGACGCGGGAGGGACGACTAGTGCTCGAATTGAAGAATGTTCACACGTTCTATGGTCATATTCACGCGCTGAAAGGGATCTCGCTGACGGTGGAAGAAGGCGAGATTGTCACCCTGATTGGCTCGAACGGCGCCGGGAAAACAACCACCCTGCGCACCATCAGCGGCTTGTTGACGCCGCGCGAAGGGGAAATTTGGTTTGAAGGACAGCGTATTGACGGCTTGCCGGCGCACAAGATTACCGAGATGGGTATCGCGCATTGTCCCGAAGGGCGCAAAATTTTCGGGCGTTTGACGGTGCGCGAAAATTTGGAACTGGGCGCTTTTTTGCGTAAAGATAAAGATGGTATCAAGGAAGACTTCGAGCGTGTGCTCAACCTGTTCCCGCGCTTGCGCGAACGGCTCAAACAACCGGGGGGAACACTCTCCGGCGGTGAACAGCAGATGCTGGCGATTGGACGCGCGTTGATGAGCCGTCCGCGCATTCTCCTGTTGGACGAGCCGAGCATGGGGTTGGCGCCGATTCTGGTTCAGCAAATTTTCGACATCATCAAGGAAATCAACGAGCAAGGCACAACTGTCCTGCTGGTGGAACAAAACGCGCGCTTGGCGCTTTCAATTGCTACGCGCGGCTATGTCCTCGAAACCGGACGCATTCGCTTGGCCGGACCGGCGGCCGAGTTGATGGATAGCGAGGAAGTCAAAGCCGCCTATCTGGGCGGTTGAGACGGTTCTGCCAACGTGGTTGCGTTGTGTCAACCAACCGCAAAAGGAGGAGGCCTATGCGCAAATATCTCATTGCCTTGATGGTGCTTCTGGCGCTGGCGTTGGCCGCCTGTGGTGGTGGCGGTGAAGAGACGACGGCGACGGAAGAACCGCAAGCCGGCAGGGAAACCACGGAGCAGACCGGCGGGGAAGCCGCGACAGTGGAAGACCCGTGGGGTGTGGTGGAGTTGGCGCCGGGAGAACCGGTGAAGATAGGGTTTGCCGCGGGGCTGAGCGGCGACGTGGCGAACCTGGGGATTGACATGCAGAACGCCGCGGAGTTGGCGGT is part of the Ardenticatena maritima genome and harbors:
- a CDS encoding branched-chain amino acid ABC transporter permease, whose product is MRNVRLGIRDGLIFGVVFLFVVLVGLYGAFAANSLLGVSVPNMIFALFGVWVGAYVMRTVRRDGGQIGEGALSAAVAGATMTVLLALFTFWASRVNLRDVFANITPETVELLTFGRGVPTGLVLQVVGGVVLALVGAFGNVAWNRIRLPEGATATGNRLASFLLVLYVIVGGVTALLFALGQWMPALRELAEGPLGFALPNDLYRILRIGAVVLIVGYLGGIALSLAAPAQAVRLKERLTTTRRLFGIAFILLALFFPLSLGSYWNQVLTTIGIFVMMGLGLNVVVGFAGLLDLGYVAFFAIGAYTYAFLNSPKYGLDLSFWLSLPIAMMVAALAGIILGVPVLRMRGDYLAIVTLGFGEIIRLIMNNQTELTGGAQGILQIQPPEIFGFVINTPLRFYYLIFIGAVLVAFVTARLNNSRIGRAWIAMREDEDVAQAMGINTVNYKLLAFATGAAFAGLAGLIFAARQRNIFPADFGLLVSIEALSLIIIGGMGSIPGVIAGAVALKGLPELLRALQEYRLLIYGALLVVMMLVRPEGLLPSRRRAREIHEAMEDIEIDEAELKSTA
- a CDS encoding ABC transporter ATP-binding protein; translation: MSDYILEARGVTKRFGGLVAVNRVNFTIERRTIAGLIGPNGAGKTTFFNCLTGLYKADEGEIIFDGKYSLIGVPPDRITALGISRTFQNIRLFGSMTALENVMVGTHCRTKSNMIDAIFHTPRYRREEAWARKRALELLEYVGMADAADEVATSLPYGYQRRLEIARALATEPKLLLLDEPTAGMNPNETEEMTDLIRRLCDDLGLSILLIEHDMRVVMGISDKVSVLDHGELIAEGTPEEVQKNPKVIEAYLGTVGTEQAAEARRRGRDD
- a CDS encoding ABC transporter ATP-binding protein, whose translation is MLELKNVHTFYGHIHALKGISLTVEEGEIVTLIGSNGAGKTTTLRTISGLLTPREGEIWFEGQRIDGLPAHKITEMGIAHCPEGRKIFGRLTVRENLELGAFLRKDKDGIKEDFERVLNLFPRLRERLKQPGGTLSGGEQQMLAIGRALMSRPRILLLDEPSMGLAPILVQQIFDIIKEINEQGTTVLLVEQNARLALSIATRGYVLETGRIRLAGPAAELMDSEEVKAAYLGG